One region of Fragaria vesca subsp. vesca linkage group LG4, FraVesHawaii_1.0, whole genome shotgun sequence genomic DNA includes:
- the LOC101311270 gene encoding probable receptor-like protein kinase At5g18500-like, translating to MASDLNAELAKKTFVFGLKVWVLTGILVGVFIVMILLVLSICLTSRKKSRKSNDMLPLNQIPNVSREIKEIRVDQASANNHRGAFLTLNEKFSDRESEKVLIHKNGDSSSRSGSFNKTEKENVGSQSGDESGAGSVYAQKPSSHPITAPSPLCGLPEFSHLGWGHWFTLRDLEFATNRFSKENVIGEGGYGVVYRGNLINGTPVAVKKLLNNLGQAEKEFRVEVEAIGHVRHKNLVRLLGYCIEGTHRMLVYEYVNNGNLEQWLHGAMRHHGYLTWEARMKVLLGTAKALAYLHEAIEPKVVHRDIKSSNILLDDDFNAKISDFGLAKMLMAGKSHITTRVMGTFGYVAPEYANSGLLNEKSDVYSFGVVILEAITGRDPVDYGRQAQEVNLVDWLKMMVGSRRSEEVVDPNIETRPSTSALKRALLTALRCVDPDSDKRPKMGQVVRMLESEEYPVLREDRRRRKSQASNVEGESQKENSDTDRSDNPDTRADTKKNNRT from the exons ATGGCATCTGATCTTAATGCTGAACTGGCCAAGAAGACATTTGTTTTTGGCTTAAAAGTTTGGGTATTAACAGGGATCCTTGTGGGAGTATTTATTGTGATGATTCTACTGGTGCTATCAATTTGTCTTACTTCACGAAAGAAATCCAGAAAGTCGAATGACATGCTTCCTCTTAACCAAATTCCAAATGTTTCAAGGGAAATCAAAGAGATTAGGGTCGATCAAGCTTCAGCGAATAACCACCGTGGTGCTTTCCTCACCCTTAATGAGAAATTCAGTGACAGAGAATCAGAGAAAGTTTTGATTCATAAAAATGGAGATAGTAGCAGTCGATCAGGCTCATTTAACAAAACAGAGAAGGAAAATGTTGGCTCTCAATCTGGAGATGAGAGTGGTGCAGGGTCAGTTTATGCGCAGAAGCCATCTTCACATCCTATAACTGCCCCTTCACCTCTTTGTGGTCTACCCGAGTTCTCTCACCTTGGTTGGGGTCACTGGTTTACACTAAGGGATCTTGAATTTGCAACAAACCGGTTTTCGAAGGAAAATGTCATTGGTGAGGGTGGATATGGAGTTGTTTATCGCGGTAATCTGATTAATGGAACTCCTGTGGCTGTGAAGAAGCTACTCAACAACCT AGGACAAGCAGAGAAGGAATTTAGAGTGGAAGTTGAGGCTATTGGGCATGTGAGACACAAAAACTTGGTTCGCCTTCTGGGATACTGCATCGAAGGCACCCATAG GATGCTGGTTTATGAGTATGTCAACAATGGAAATTTGGAGCAATGGCTTCATGGAGCTATGCGACATCATGGATATCTAACATGGGAGGCGCGCATGAAAGTTCTCCTTGGCACTGCTAAAGC GCTGGCTTATTTGCATGAGGCCATTGAGCCAAAAGTAGTGCATCGAGATATCAAATCAAGTAATATCTTGCTTGATGATGACTTCAATGCTAAGATATCTGACTTTGGTCTGGCAAAGATGCTAATGGCTGGAAAGAGCCATATCACGACTAGAGTTATGGGTACCTTCGG ATATGTGGCCCCCGAATATGCCAATTCTGGCCTTTTAAATGAGAAGAGTGACGTTTATAGCTTTGGGGTTGTGATTTTGGAAGCAATTACTGGAAGAGATCCAGTGGATTATGGTCGGCAAGCACAAGAG GTAAATTTGGTAGACTGGCTCAAGATGATGGTTGGAAGTCGGCGTTCAGAGGAGGTGGTGGATCCAAATATTGAGACCAGGCCATCGACAAGCGCCCTTAAACGAGCCCTCTTGACTGCATTGAGGTGTGTAGATCCTGATTCTGATAAAAGACCAAAGATGGGTCAAGTTGTTCGCATGCTTGAATCCGAGGAATATCCTGTACTTCGAGAG GATCGAAGACGCCGAAAGAGTCAAGCAAGCAATGTGGAGGGCGAGTCTCAGAAAGAGAATTCTGATACAGACAGGAGTGACAATCCAGATACAAGGGCCGACACCAAAAAAAACAATCGAACATAG